One Gimesia sp. DNA segment encodes these proteins:
- a CDS encoding AraC family transcriptional regulator, which yields MLESPFQYVASSRVRFHQELHLRPRRISHYRFLYVEAGSGEYRIAEEAFQVTSGWLGLLAPGVRENRYFGREPVSYLFVEFQAATRLTEQPAVPFPGQDPQRSALIGLLKTIQAEQADAGGCLLAAAVRLMFPEGDQDTQRRLDDRLRKVVRLIEAAPDQNHRISELAEIAGLSEPHLRRLFREQMGESPKQFLRRTRMEFARRLMQQEGLRVGEVAHLLGFASVFQFSAQYRQVLGHPPSEDRGTG from the coding sequence GTGTTGGAGAGTCCTTTTCAGTATGTTGCGAGCAGCCGGGTGCGGTTTCACCAGGAACTGCATCTGCGGCCCCGACGGATCTCGCATTATCGGTTTCTGTATGTGGAAGCGGGTAGCGGCGAGTATCGAATTGCCGAGGAAGCGTTTCAGGTCACTTCCGGTTGGCTGGGCCTCCTGGCACCCGGAGTGCGGGAGAACCGGTATTTCGGGCGGGAGCCGGTGTCGTATCTGTTCGTGGAATTTCAGGCGGCGACGCGGCTGACTGAACAGCCTGCGGTCCCCTTCCCGGGCCAGGATCCGCAGCGGTCGGCGCTGATCGGTTTGTTGAAAACGATCCAGGCGGAGCAGGCGGATGCGGGGGGCTGTCTCTTGGCGGCTGCGGTGCGGCTGATGTTTCCGGAGGGCGACCAAGACACACAGCGACGGCTGGATGATCGACTGCGGAAGGTGGTACGGTTGATTGAGGCGGCCCCGGATCAGAATCATCGGATCAGCGAACTGGCGGAGATCGCGGGGCTCTCGGAGCCGCACCTCAGGCGGTTGTTTCGCGAGCAGATGGGCGAGAGTCCCAAGCAGTTTCTGAGACGGACCCGCATGGAATTCGCCCGGCGGCTGATGCAGCAGGAGGGGCTGCGGGTGGGAGAAGTCGCGCACCTGTTGGGGTTTGCGAGTGTCTTTCAGTTCTCGGCCCAGTATCGGCAGGTGCTGGGGCATCCGCCTTCGGAGGATCGGGGGACGGGGTGA